Proteins found in one Solitalea lacus genomic segment:
- a CDS encoding CPBP family intramembrane glutamic endopeptidase, which yields MNQKLPQRIASLWLFFLVYISASIITAAPIIALSFIFDFDNIVLLALASIPANLIVIFYYTRNRFSSAFSGAFASNSINYSAANVGLILLVTLCCIVLLDPVQAFLPLNDWGREETKELLSKPLWGFLLACIAAPVLEEIIFRGIVLKGLLQSNSPVKAIVISALLFGIIHFNPPQSIQAFLLALLIGWIYYRTGDLSLCILVHFINNALSFSLFQITSLKDFDTLYSILNNNTLYFSIELTTLLLFIGGLISLNKLFRLSNNLASNPVTAL from the coding sequence ATGAATCAAAAACTCCCTCAAAGAATAGCAAGCTTATGGCTGTTTTTTTTGGTGTACATCAGTGCATCCATTATTACAGCAGCTCCCATTATTGCGTTGTCTTTTATTTTTGACTTCGACAATATAGTTTTGTTGGCCCTTGCCTCTATTCCTGCTAACTTAATTGTTATTTTCTATTACACTCGGAACAGATTCTCAAGTGCCTTTTCAGGTGCATTTGCCTCAAACAGCATTAATTATTCGGCAGCTAATGTTGGCTTGATACTTTTAGTTACTCTTTGTTGCATTGTTTTACTGGATCCCGTACAAGCATTTCTACCTCTAAACGACTGGGGACGTGAAGAAACCAAAGAGCTGCTTAGTAAACCTCTATGGGGCTTTCTATTAGCCTGCATAGCTGCTCCTGTACTTGAAGAGATCATTTTCAGAGGTATAGTTTTAAAAGGATTATTGCAAAGTAACTCTCCTGTGAAAGCAATTGTTATATCAGCTTTATTATTCGGAATCATTCATTTTAATCCTCCTCAATCTATTCAGGCATTTTTACTAGCCCTACTTATAGGCTGGATTTATTACCGTACCGGCGATTTGAGTCTTTGTATTTTAGTGCACTTTATCAACAATGCTTTAAGTTTTTCATTGTTTCAAATTACATCGTTAAAAGACTTTGACACACTCTACAGCATACTTAATAATAATACCTTATACTTCAGCATCGAGCTTACAACCTTATTGTTATTTATTGGAGGATTAATTTCACTAAATAAGTTGTTCCGTTTGTCAAATAATTTGGCATCAAACCCAGTAACTGCACTATGA
- a CDS encoding anthranilate synthase component I family protein has translation MKTFKSDTTFKKLLADTATPVSIYLRLRDEFPNSLLLESSDYHTRENSMSFICCNPVSEVKIENGIYSETYPDGSSRKFTSANENIVERITQFCNCFEYEQSQFNFITNGLFGYFNYDAVEYFEDIKLKNTHAHEKQTPDLLYHVYQTVIAINHFKNELYIFNHRFKELETNISIDRIEYLIRHKDFPQYKFSSKNNETSNFSDEEFLEVLEKAQKNIFRGDVFQIVISRCFSQQFQGDEFNVYRALRSINPSPYLFYFDYGNFKLFGSSPEIQLGIKKGKATIHPIAGTFRRTGNDTADAELAEELKKDPKENAEHVMLVDLARNDLSRHCDHVKVDKFCEIQYYSHVIHMVSEVTGKLKDGTPGLKVVADTFPAGTLSGAPKYRAMQLIDEYEKGRRGFYSGAIGFLGFNGDFNHAIMIRTFLSKNNTLNYQAGAGLVADSILVNERQEVNNKLAALKKAIELAEEI, from the coding sequence ATGAAAACATTCAAATCAGACACAACCTTTAAAAAACTACTGGCTGATACGGCTACACCAGTTAGCATTTACCTGCGCCTACGTGACGAGTTTCCTAACAGCTTATTACTCGAGAGTTCCGATTACCATACACGCGAGAACAGTATGTCGTTTATTTGTTGTAATCCGGTGTCAGAAGTAAAAATTGAGAACGGAATCTATTCGGAGACCTATCCAGATGGTAGTTCAAGAAAATTTACTTCTGCTAATGAAAACATTGTTGAACGTATAACACAGTTTTGTAACTGCTTTGAATACGAACAAAGCCAGTTCAATTTTATTACCAATGGTTTATTTGGCTACTTCAATTACGATGCAGTTGAATATTTTGAGGACATAAAACTAAAAAACACTCACGCTCACGAAAAGCAAACTCCCGACTTGCTGTACCATGTTTATCAAACGGTTATTGCCATTAACCATTTCAAAAATGAGTTATACATTTTTAACCATCGTTTTAAAGAACTAGAAACAAATATCAGCATCGATCGGATTGAATATTTAATTCGCCACAAGGATTTCCCTCAATATAAATTCAGCTCGAAGAATAATGAAACATCCAACTTCAGCGATGAAGAGTTTTTGGAAGTTCTGGAAAAAGCACAAAAGAACATATTTAGGGGTGATGTGTTTCAGATCGTTATTTCGCGCTGTTTTTCGCAACAATTTCAGGGTGATGAATTTAATGTGTATAGGGCTTTGCGCTCCATTAACCCTTCGCCATATTTATTTTACTTTGACTACGGCAATTTCAAGCTATTCGGATCTTCTCCTGAAATACAGCTTGGCATTAAAAAAGGGAAAGCCACAATTCACCCTATTGCCGGCACTTTCCGTCGCACAGGAAACGACACTGCAGATGCAGAACTGGCAGAGGAGCTAAAAAAAGACCCAAAGGAAAATGCAGAACATGTGATGCTGGTAGATTTAGCCCGCAATGATTTAAGTCGCCACTGCGACCATGTCAAGGTTGACAAGTTCTGTGAAATTCAATATTACTCGCATGTAATTCACATGGTATCAGAAGTTACCGGCAAATTAAAAGATGGAACTCCAGGATTAAAAGTTGTTGCCGATACTTTTCCTGCAGGAACATTATCGGGCGCTCCGAAATACAGGGCCATGCAACTAATTGATGAGTATGAAAAAGGCCGCAGAGGTTTTTATAGTGGCGCAATTGGGTTTTTAGGCTTTAACGGCGACTTCAACCATGCAATTATGATCCGTACATTTTTAAGCAAGAATAATACATTGAATTATCAAGCCGGGGCCGGCTTAGTTGCTGATTCCATTTTGGTTAACGAACGCCAGGAAGTAAACAATAAACTGGCTGCATTGAAAAAAGCCATTGAACTTGCAGAAGAAATCTAA
- a CDS encoding amidohydrolase family protein: protein MKKSLLIALFIASVTGALAQETFPVNGVNDKRPELYAFTHATIVVNSETVLQNATLIIRDKKIEAVGASVQIPKGAVVADLKGRYIYPALVEAYSGYGLPEIKADSRNFRSAPQFLSNKKGAYNWNEAIVPEYAAKNNFQVDEKKAAELRKLGFGAANVVNRDGIIRGTATFVNLATGKENEVIISERTSSNYSFNKGTSTQDYPSSLMGSIALLRQTYYDARWYKANNGKVEYNISLDELNKQQDLTQIFEVDNYQDILRADKIGDEFGVQYIFKSAGDEYKRIDKVKEAKGALIVPVNFPKAFDVEDPFDAQQIALSQLKHWELAPGNPAQLEKAGVKFAITAGEGKDFWENIRQAIQYGLSEKQALRALTEAPAQLLNVADKVGSLKVGMYANFLITTSDLFKKDNLILESWVQGQRLIVNDASLVDLRGVYDLKIPSLPTLKLIANGSNQFANEWTVQLDSVKARLSVSRLNDMFSLNFSLKNAAKGNIALTGYVAQQSPLQLKGTAVLPNGNSVVWVADWKEAGKESAKKDELKPDLNLGKITYPLLAFGNTEQPKAEKVLIKNVTVWTNEKEGKLENTDVLIDGGKIVQIGKNLNVAGVKQVDGTGKHLTPGIIDEHSHIAISRGVNEGTQAVTSEVRIGDVLNADDINIYRQLAGGVTSSHLLHGSANPIGGQSQLIKLRWGKSAEELKFEGSDNFIKFALGENVKQANWGENQRSRYPQTRMGVEQVMTDAFQRAKEYQNKWASWNKAKSGLMPRKDLELDALVEILNQKRHITCHSYVQSEINMLMHVADSMGFKVNTFTHILEGYKVADKMKAHGAAGSTFSDWWAYKMEVRDAIPYNGAIMHNMGLLTSFNSDDAEMARRLNQEAAKAIKYGNVSEEDALKFVTLNPAKMLHVDGKVGSIKAGKDADLVLWTDHPLSIYAKAEKTFVDGIVYFDLEKDKQLQTEVKAERARLIQKMLDAKSKGAKTQKPIQEFALEYHCDSDFHLGGGEGDGEYNYHYQLEHKENKH, encoded by the coding sequence ATGAAGAAAAGTTTACTCATTGCATTGTTTATAGCGAGTGTTACCGGGGCTTTGGCTCAGGAAACCTTTCCGGTAAATGGTGTTAACGACAAGCGGCCGGAGTTGTATGCTTTTACCCATGCCACCATTGTTGTAAACTCCGAAACTGTTTTGCAGAATGCAACCCTTATAATCCGTGATAAAAAGATTGAAGCGGTTGGTGCTTCAGTTCAGATACCCAAAGGAGCTGTAGTTGCTGATTTAAAGGGTCGATATATTTACCCTGCATTGGTTGAGGCTTATTCAGGTTATGGTTTGCCCGAAATAAAAGCCGACTCACGTAATTTCAGGTCTGCTCCACAGTTTTTATCCAATAAAAAGGGTGCTTATAACTGGAATGAAGCCATAGTGCCTGAGTATGCAGCTAAGAATAATTTCCAAGTTGATGAAAAAAAGGCTGCCGAATTACGCAAGCTTGGTTTTGGAGCCGCCAATGTTGTAAATCGTGATGGGATTATCCGGGGAACAGCAACATTTGTGAATCTGGCGACAGGTAAAGAAAATGAAGTAATTATAAGTGAACGAACTTCTTCAAACTATTCATTTAATAAAGGAACTTCAACTCAAGATTATCCTAGTTCTTTAATGGGAAGTATCGCCTTACTGCGTCAAACATATTATGATGCCCGATGGTATAAAGCCAACAATGGCAAGGTTGAGTATAATATCTCATTGGACGAATTGAATAAACAGCAAGACCTTACTCAGATTTTTGAAGTTGACAATTACCAGGATATTCTTCGAGCTGATAAAATTGGGGACGAGTTTGGGGTGCAATATATTTTTAAGTCGGCAGGTGATGAGTATAAGCGGATTGACAAAGTAAAGGAAGCCAAGGGAGCGCTGATTGTTCCAGTAAACTTCCCAAAAGCATTTGATGTTGAAGATCCTTTTGATGCACAACAAATTGCTCTTTCGCAATTGAAGCATTGGGAGTTAGCGCCTGGTAATCCGGCACAGCTGGAAAAAGCCGGAGTTAAATTTGCGATTACTGCTGGCGAAGGGAAGGATTTTTGGGAAAACATTCGTCAGGCTATTCAATATGGACTAAGCGAAAAGCAAGCCTTGAGAGCTTTAACTGAAGCTCCTGCTCAGTTGCTAAACGTTGCGGATAAAGTGGGGAGTCTTAAAGTTGGTATGTACGCTAATTTTCTGATCACTACTTCTGACTTATTCAAAAAAGATAACCTTATTCTGGAGAGTTGGGTTCAAGGGCAGCGGTTAATTGTTAATGACGCTTCTTTAGTTGATTTGCGAGGTGTATACGATTTGAAAATACCATCACTGCCAACATTAAAGCTAATTGCTAATGGTTCAAATCAGTTTGCCAATGAATGGACTGTTCAGTTAGATAGTGTCAAAGCTAGATTATCAGTTTCTAGGTTGAATGACATGTTCAGTCTTAATTTCTCCCTAAAAAATGCGGCTAAAGGGAATATTGCATTAACAGGTTATGTTGCACAACAATCCCCATTGCAATTAAAAGGCACTGCGGTTTTACCTAATGGCAATTCGGTTGTTTGGGTAGCTGACTGGAAAGAAGCCGGCAAAGAGTCGGCAAAGAAAGATGAACTGAAACCTGATCTCAATCTTGGGAAAATAACCTATCCGTTATTGGCATTTGGAAATACCGAACAGCCAAAAGCTGAAAAAGTACTGATTAAGAATGTCACTGTTTGGACAAATGAAAAAGAGGGTAAGCTGGAGAATACTGATGTGCTGATTGACGGAGGTAAGATTGTTCAAATTGGGAAAAACTTAAATGTTGCAGGAGTAAAGCAGGTGGATGGTACGGGAAAGCATTTAACGCCAGGTATTATTGATGAACATTCACACATTGCTATTTCACGAGGAGTAAATGAAGGTACTCAAGCCGTAACTTCTGAAGTCCGGATAGGTGATGTATTAAATGCAGATGATATCAATATTTATCGTCAGTTGGCTGGTGGGGTTACCAGTTCTCATTTATTGCATGGATCAGCTAATCCAATTGGTGGTCAAAGTCAATTGATTAAACTCCGCTGGGGTAAATCGGCAGAAGAATTGAAGTTTGAAGGATCTGATAACTTTATAAAGTTTGCATTAGGTGAAAACGTAAAACAGGCTAACTGGGGAGAGAACCAACGTTCCCGTTATCCACAAACCCGTATGGGTGTTGAACAGGTGATGACTGATGCTTTTCAGCGTGCCAAGGAATATCAGAATAAATGGGCCTCATGGAATAAAGCCAAATCTGGATTAATGCCAAGGAAGGACTTGGAATTAGATGCTTTAGTAGAAATTCTGAATCAGAAACGCCATATTACTTGTCACTCATATGTTCAGTCAGAAATTAACATGCTGATGCATGTGGCCGATTCAATGGGCTTTAAGGTAAATACCTTTACCCATATTTTGGAAGGCTACAAAGTGGCTGATAAGATGAAAGCACATGGTGCAGCGGGTTCAACCTTTTCTGATTGGTGGGCTTATAAGATGGAAGTCAGAGATGCTATTCCGTATAATGGAGCTATTATGCACAATATGGGCTTGTTGACCTCTTTCAATTCAGATGATGCAGAGATGGCCCGTCGTTTAAATCAGGAAGCAGCTAAAGCAATTAAATATGGCAATGTTTCGGAAGAAGATGCTTTGAAGTTTGTTACACTAAATCCGGCTAAGATGCTTCATGTTGATGGGAAAGTAGGAAGTATTAAAGCTGGAAAAGATGCAGACTTAGTATTATGGACCGATCATCCGCTTTCTATTTATGCTAAAGCTGAAAAAACTTTTGTTGACGGAATTGTCTATTTCGACTTAGAAAAAGATAAACAGTTGCAAACAGAAGTAAAAGCTGAGCGAGCTCGATTGATTCAAAAAATGTTGGATGCGAAATCTAAAGGCGCTAAAACTCAAAAGCCAATTCAGGAGTTTGCCTTGGAATATCACTGCGATTCAGATTTCCATTTAGGAGGTGGAGAAGGTGACGGAGAATATAATTATCACTATCAATTAGAGCATAAAGAAAACAAGCATTAA
- a CDS encoding cytochrome B: MYNGLLHLHSFMRWIALILLVIAVVKAVSAWNNSSKPYTEGNRKLNLFTLISVHLQLVIGIVLYFVSEKVEFGADTMKNPIIRYFTVEHVLMMIIAIALITIGYSKAKRIELGFEKHKKIAVFYGLGLLLILVSLAAAPYNIITKLF, encoded by the coding sequence ATGTATAACGGACTATTACATCTTCACTCATTTATGCGCTGGATAGCGCTTATATTACTTGTTATCGCGGTAGTTAAGGCTGTTAGCGCTTGGAATAACAGTAGCAAACCATACACCGAAGGCAATCGTAAACTAAATTTATTTACTTTGATCTCGGTTCACCTTCAATTAGTAATCGGTATTGTTTTATACTTTGTAAGTGAAAAAGTTGAGTTCGGAGCCGATACCATGAAAAATCCGATTATTCGTTATTTCACGGTTGAGCACGTTTTAATGATGATTATTGCCATTGCTTTAATCACCATTGGTTACTCCAAAGCAAAGCGTATTGAACTTGGTTTTGAAAAGCATAAAAAAATTGCAGTGTTTTACGGCTTAGGATTATTGTTGATTTTAGTGAGCTTGGCTGCTGCTCCTTACAACATTATCACCAAGTTATTTTAA
- a CDS encoding anthranilate synthase component II produces MKILILDNYDSFTYNLVHLVEEIGGVQVEVYRNDKISLEDVDNYDKIILSPGPGLPEEAGIMPQLIKTYAGKKPILGVCLGHQAIGEAFGAKLFNLSRVLHGIASPITIVDTDEVIFKNVPQGVNIGHYHSWAVDNENLPQDLVVTAVSDDGTIMAMRHRHFDIRGVQFHPESVLTEHGRTMLENWIRK; encoded by the coding sequence ATGAAAATCCTTATTCTAGATAATTACGATTCGTTTACTTACAACCTTGTGCATTTGGTTGAAGAAATTGGCGGGGTGCAGGTTGAGGTTTATAGGAATGATAAAATTTCTTTGGAAGACGTTGATAACTACGACAAAATCATCCTTTCTCCAGGACCGGGTTTACCGGAAGAAGCTGGCATTATGCCCCAATTAATCAAAACTTATGCAGGCAAAAAGCCAATTTTAGGGGTTTGCTTAGGCCATCAAGCCATTGGGGAAGCTTTTGGCGCCAAGCTCTTTAACCTTTCAAGAGTACTGCATGGTATTGCATCACCTATAACTATTGTTGACACTGATGAGGTTATATTTAAAAATGTGCCGCAAGGAGTAAACATCGGCCATTACCACTCATGGGCAGTTGACAATGAGAACCTTCCTCAAGATTTAGTTGTGACTGCAGTTTCTGATGATGGGACAATTATGGCCATGCGTCATCGTCATTTTGACATCCGCGGGGTACAATTCCACCCAGAATCTGTGTTAACAGAACATGGCAGAACAATGTTGGAAAACTGGATAAGAAAGTAA
- a CDS encoding O-acetyl-ADP-ribose deacetylase, translated as MTEIELIKGDITKLQVDAIVNAANSSLLGGGGVDGAIHRAAGPQLLEECRTLNGCKTGQAKITSGYNLIANYVIHTVGPIWQGGSKSEMELLAECYRNSLLLAINNKLTSIAFPSISTGVYGFPKDKAAEIAVSTVKTFIKEESNLNKILFVCFDDENFNLYQQLLK; from the coding sequence ATGACCGAAATTGAACTTATTAAAGGAGACATCACAAAATTGCAAGTTGATGCAATTGTAAACGCTGCCAACAGCTCACTGTTGGGAGGAGGTGGAGTTGATGGCGCCATACATCGTGCGGCCGGACCTCAATTACTGGAAGAATGCAGAACTTTGAACGGGTGCAAAACCGGACAGGCAAAAATCACATCCGGCTATAATCTTATTGCCAATTATGTTATTCATACGGTTGGCCCGATTTGGCAGGGAGGGAGCAAGAGTGAAATGGAACTGTTAGCTGAGTGTTATCGGAACTCCTTATTGCTGGCTATAAATAATAAACTTACAAGTATTGCATTTCCGAGCATCAGCACCGGAGTTTACGGCTTTCCCAAAGATAAAGCTGCAGAAATTGCAGTTTCAACGGTAAAAACATTCATAAAAGAAGAATCGAATTTGAACAAAATATTATTTGTTTGCTTTGATGACGAAAACTTTAACCTCTATCAACAACTATTGAAATAA
- a CDS encoding amidohydrolase family protein — protein MKRKYLSIICCFASLVANAQTPAPAPVQSKPVAIVGATVHIGNGEVINNASVVFENGKIVSVGNAASVTNEATIIDAKGKHVYPGLIAPNTTLGLVEVESVRATIDEAEVGYINPNVRSLISYNTDSDVPATVRSNGVLLAQVVPQGGLITGASSVVQLDAWNWEDAAYASDNAIHLNWPSMASTGGRPNGPTEEQQKEQREKGLQLLVAYFTQAKAYAESNASSVRNPKFEAMKGLFNGTKKLFVNANSAKEILAAVSFSRSFGFTPVIVGAADAYMLIPFLKENNVQVLIERVHSLPGREDVDIDQPYKLAKQLEDAGVLYGLSMDGFWQQRNLPFMAGTTVAYGVEKEKALASVTLNTAKILGIDKKTGSIEVGKDANLLLVNGDLLDMKSSNIEQAFIQGRQIDLNNKQKQLMRKFSDKYNLK, from the coding sequence ATGAAAAGAAAGTATTTATCAATTATATGTTGTTTTGCATCCTTAGTTGCAAATGCGCAAACACCGGCTCCGGCTCCTGTCCAAAGTAAACCAGTGGCCATTGTTGGGGCAACGGTGCATATTGGCAATGGGGAGGTTATCAATAATGCATCAGTTGTGTTTGAAAATGGAAAGATTGTTTCAGTAGGTAACGCTGCTTCTGTGACAAATGAGGCTACAATTATTGATGCTAAAGGCAAGCATGTATACCCTGGATTAATTGCTCCAAATACAACCCTGGGTTTGGTGGAAGTTGAATCTGTAAGAGCAACTATTGACGAAGCTGAAGTTGGCTATATCAATCCCAATGTCAGATCGTTAATTTCATATAATACTGATTCAGATGTACCGGCAACAGTCCGATCTAATGGGGTTTTATTGGCGCAAGTAGTGCCTCAAGGCGGACTGATTACAGGAGCATCATCGGTTGTTCAACTAGATGCGTGGAACTGGGAAGATGCAGCTTATGCTTCTGACAATGCTATTCATTTAAACTGGCCCTCAATGGCTTCAACAGGAGGGCGTCCAAATGGGCCGACCGAAGAACAGCAAAAAGAGCAACGCGAGAAAGGCCTGCAATTACTTGTTGCGTACTTTACACAAGCCAAAGCTTATGCCGAATCGAATGCTTCAAGTGTAAGAAATCCGAAGTTTGAAGCAATGAAAGGTTTGTTTAACGGTACGAAAAAACTGTTCGTTAATGCAAATTCAGCAAAGGAAATCCTGGCGGCAGTCAGTTTTAGTCGTTCCTTCGGTTTTACTCCGGTGATTGTTGGGGCGGCTGATGCATATATGCTTATTCCTTTCTTAAAAGAAAATAATGTACAGGTACTAATTGAACGTGTACATTCATTGCCAGGTCGAGAGGATGTCGATATTGACCAACCCTATAAACTTGCAAAGCAATTGGAAGATGCAGGTGTTCTTTATGGATTAAGTATGGATGGTTTCTGGCAGCAGCGTAATTTGCCATTTATGGCCGGTACCACAGTGGCTTATGGAGTGGAAAAAGAAAAGGCGTTGGCTTCAGTAACACTTAATACTGCAAAAATTTTGGGTATTGATAAAAAAACAGGAAGTATTGAAGTTGGAAAGGATGCTAACTTGTTATTGGTTAATGGTGATTTGCTTGATATGAAGAGCAGTAACATAGAGCAAGCATTTATACAGGGTCGTCAAATTGATTTGAATAACAAACAAAAACAATTAATGCGTAAATTTTCTGATAAGTATAATTTGAAATAA
- the hflX gene encoding GTPase HflX: MGNYSTAKKIERAVLVGVVTPDETEEQEREYLDELAFLAETAGAQTIKSFMQKLQRPDTKTFVGSGKLQEIVEYVQAEEADIVIFDDELSPSQLRNLGREFKDVKILDRSNMILDIFANRAQTAQAKTQVELAQYQYLLPRLTRMWTHLERQRGGIGMRGPGESQIETDRRIILDKISLLKEKLEKIDKQNAQQRKNRGELVRVALVGYTNVGKSTLMNLMSKSEVFAENKLFATLDTTVRKMVIQNLPFLLSDTVGFIRKLPHHLVECFKSTLAEVREADILIHVVDISHPNFEDHIITVNETLKELGARDKDMITVFNKIDAYKGEGDTTLSLEEFKSTWMAKHNSPAIFISAQERTNIDSLRKEIYERAKAIHLSRYPYDGLLYNMDYVEDQDNEVE; the protein is encoded by the coding sequence ATGGGAAATTATAGCACTGCAAAGAAAATAGAACGAGCGGTTTTGGTGGGAGTTGTTACTCCTGATGAAACCGAAGAGCAGGAAAGAGAATATCTTGACGAATTAGCGTTTTTAGCCGAAACTGCCGGTGCACAAACGATTAAGTCATTTATGCAAAAATTACAACGCCCCGACACCAAAACATTTGTGGGCAGTGGTAAGTTGCAGGAAATTGTAGAGTACGTACAAGCCGAAGAGGCTGACATAGTCATCTTTGACGATGAATTATCGCCTTCGCAACTACGTAACCTTGGCCGCGAGTTTAAGGATGTAAAAATCCTGGACCGTAGCAATATGATTTTAGACATTTTTGCCAATCGAGCACAAACGGCACAGGCAAAAACACAGGTAGAACTTGCTCAATATCAATACCTATTACCCCGTTTGACTCGTATGTGGACCCACTTGGAGCGTCAACGTGGAGGTATTGGTATGCGCGGACCAGGTGAATCACAGATTGAAACTGACCGCCGGATCATTCTCGATAAAATTTCATTGCTAAAAGAAAAACTTGAGAAAATTGACAAACAAAATGCTCAACAACGTAAAAACCGTGGCGAATTAGTGCGGGTTGCTTTAGTGGGGTATACCAACGTAGGCAAATCAACGCTGATGAATCTCATGAGTAAATCAGAAGTTTTTGCTGAAAACAAACTATTTGCTACGCTCGACACTACGGTGCGAAAAATGGTGATTCAGAACCTGCCGTTTTTGCTTTCAGATACGGTTGGATTTATTCGTAAACTTCCGCACCATTTAGTTGAGTGTTTTAAATCAACTTTGGCAGAAGTACGTGAGGCTGATATTCTGATTCATGTGGTGGATATTTCTCACCCTAATTTTGAAGATCACATTATCACTGTTAATGAAACCTTAAAAGAACTTGGCGCTCGCGACAAGGACATGATAACGGTATTCAACAAAATTGATGCTTATAAAGGAGAAGGTGACACGACTTTGTCTCTGGAAGAATTTAAAAGCACCTGGATGGCCAAACACAATTCGCCCGCCATCTTTATTTCAGCGCAAGAGCGAACCAACATTGACAGTTTGCGTAAAGAAATTTACGAACGTGCTAAGGCCATTCATTTAAGCCGTTACCCTTATGATGGCTTGCTATATAACATGGATTATGTAGAAGATCAAGACAACGAAGTTGAGTAG
- a CDS encoding Lrp/AsnC ligand binding domain-containing protein, which yields MFEKKLQILQVDKLDLQILSMLMNDATIPYTDIAKELIISGGTVHVRMKKLQEMGIVTGSNLIVNPQRIGFDVCAFLGIYLEKGSQYHEAVKILESVKEVVELHYTTGLWSMFAKIICRDTAHLREVLNEKIQVIPGIQRTETFISLEESIKRQITLLDN from the coding sequence ATGTTTGAAAAGAAGCTCCAAATTTTACAAGTTGATAAACTCGATTTACAGATCTTGTCAATGTTGATGAATGACGCCACAATTCCCTATACCGACATTGCAAAAGAGTTGATCATTTCAGGAGGTACCGTACACGTACGTATGAAAAAGTTGCAGGAAATGGGCATTGTTACAGGCTCTAATTTAATTGTTAATCCGCAGCGTATCGGCTTTGATGTGTGTGCTTTCTTGGGTATTTATCTTGAGAAAGGCTCACAGTATCATGAAGCAGTTAAAATTTTGGAAAGTGTGAAAGAAGTTGTTGAATTGCACTATACAACAGGCTTGTGGAGTATGTTTGCCAAAATCATTTGTCGTGATACGGCTCATTTACGCGAAGTGTTGAATGAAAAAATTCAGGTTATTCCTGGTATTCAACGTACAGAGACATTTATCTCATTGGAAGAGAGCATTAAGCGCCAAATAACTTTACTTGATAACTAG
- the trpC gene encoding indole-3-glycerol phosphate synthase TrpC, whose amino-acid sequence MTILDKIVARKREEILENKAKNPVKQLEQSEFFERSCYSMKDALTNPEKIGLIAEFKRKSPSKGILNAEADVTETTKSYVNSGASVLSVLTDVDFFNGSNENLIKARRVNEVPILRKDFIVDEYQILEAKAIGSDVILLIAACLQPEELKSLGAFAQSLGMSVLLEVHDKNELLCSISPYIDAIGVNNRNLATFNVDIQTSFELAELIPNEFLKVSESALSSPQTIIDLKNVGYNGFLIGETFMKTGNPGETCRNFVEAVKALR is encoded by the coding sequence ATGACCATTTTAGATAAAATAGTTGCCCGTAAGCGGGAAGAAATACTTGAGAACAAAGCAAAAAATCCTGTTAAACAACTTGAGCAAAGTGAGTTTTTTGAACGTAGCTGCTACTCGATGAAAGACGCATTAACCAATCCTGAAAAGATTGGGTTAATAGCTGAATTTAAACGCAAATCCCCATCAAAAGGTATTTTAAATGCAGAGGCAGATGTAACTGAAACAACTAAAAGCTATGTTAATTCTGGCGCATCAGTCCTTTCAGTTTTAACCGACGTTGATTTTTTCAACGGTTCAAACGAAAATCTGATTAAAGCCCGTAGAGTTAATGAAGTTCCCATTCTCAGAAAAGATTTCATCGTTGATGAATATCAGATTTTGGAAGCAAAAGCGATTGGATCCGATGTGATTCTATTGATTGCAGCTTGTCTACAACCTGAAGAGCTCAAATCGTTGGGTGCATTTGCTCAAAGCTTAGGCATGAGCGTATTATTGGAAGTACATGATAAAAACGAGTTATTGTGCAGTATTAGCCCATATATTGATGCCATTGGCGTAAACAACCGTAACCTGGCTACTTTTAACGTAGACATCCAAACCTCTTTTGAACTAGCAGAGCTAATTCCAAATGAGTTTTTAAAGGTATCAGAAAGTGCTCTGTCATCTCCTCAAACCATCATTGACTTAAAGAATGTTGGTTATAATGGATTTTTAATTGGAGAAACATTTATGAAAACAGGGAATCCAGGGGAGACCTGCAGAAACTTTGTAGAAGCGGTAAAAGCATTAAGATAG